One region of Passer domesticus isolate bPasDom1 chromosome 19, bPasDom1.hap1, whole genome shotgun sequence genomic DNA includes:
- the TMEM248 gene encoding transmembrane protein 248: protein MFYINLLENLKVYVSSRPPLVVFMISVSAMAIAFLTLGYFFKIKEIKSPEMTEDWNTFLLRFNDLDFCISENETLKHLLNDTTTPESTVTSGQARSSTQSPQTLEDSGPINISVTITLTLDPLRPFGGYSRNVTHLSSTIFGHQIGLSGRESHEEINITFTLPAAWNSDDCVLHGHCEQVVFTTCMTVTAASNVFPVTVQPPHCVPETYSNATQWYKIFTTARDSNTKYAQDYNPFWCYKGAIGKVYHALNPKLTVIVPDDDRSLINLHLMHTSYFLFVMVITMFCYAVIKGRPSKLRQSNTEFCSEKVALSEA, encoded by the exons ATGTTCTACATAAACCTGTTGGAGAACCTGAAGGTTTATGTCAGCAGCCGCCCTCCGCTCGTGGTCTTTATGATCAGCGTGAGCGCCATGGCCATCGCCTTCCTGACACTGGGCTACTTCTTCAAGATCAAGGAGATCAAATCCCCAGAAATGACAGAG GACTGGAATACTTTCCTGCTGAGGTTTAATGATTTGGACTTCTGTATATCTGAGAATGAAACCTTGAAGCACCTCCTGAACGACACCACAACCCCAGAGAGCACGGTGACCAGCGGCCAGGCCAGGTCTTCCACGCAGTCCCCACAGACCCTCGAGGACTCTGGTCCCATCAACATCTCTGTCACCATCACGCTGACCCTGGACCCTCTCAGACCTTTTGGGGGATACTCTCGCAATGTCACACACCTCAGCTCCACAATTTTTGGGCACCAGATTGGACTTTCAG GCAGAGAATCCCACGAGGAGATCAACATCACCTTCACCCTGCCAGCTGCCTGGAACTCTGATGACTGCGTCCTGCACGGCCACTGCGAGCAGGTCGTGTTCACCACCTGCATGACTGTGACAGCAGCCAGCAACGTGTTCCCAGTCACAGT TCAGCCACCACATTGTGTTCCTGAAACCTACAGCAATGCCACTCAGTGGTACAAGATCTTCACCACGGCCAGGGACTCGAACACAAAATATGCCCAGGATTACAACCCCTTCTGGTGTTACAAGGGAGCAATTGGCAAAGTCTACCATGCTTTAAATCCCAAACTAACTGTTATAGTTCCAGAT GACGATCGCTCTCTAATAAACCTGCACCTCATGCACACCAGTTACTTCCTCTTTGTGATGGTGATCACAATGTTCTGCTATGCAGTCATTAAAGGCAGACCAAGCAAACTGAGGCAAAGCAACACAGAATTCTGCTCTGAAAAG gttgcTTTGTCAGAAGCATAA